The proteins below come from a single Erysipelothrix piscisicarius genomic window:
- a CDS encoding DUF898 family protein, whose amino-acid sequence MKSSYFDGSIWSYITLQLVNIIIAIFTLGLGTPWILVRTYRWESEHTVINGERFRFNGDSVSLFGHWVLWWFLTLITFGLYGIIVRVKLISWRVENTEMLGRYEY is encoded by the coding sequence ATGAAATCATCATACTTTGACGGATCAATCTGGTCCTATATTACATTACAATTGGTTAATATTATTATTGCAATCTTTACACTCGGTTTAGGGACACCTTGGATTCTCGTTCGAACATATCGTTGGGAATCAGAACATACTGTCATTAATGGTGAGCGCTTCCGCTTTAACGGTGATTCTGTAAGTCTTTTTGGTCATTGGGTTTTATGGTGGTTTTTAACCCTCATCACATTTGGTCTTTATGGCATCATTGTCCGCGTTAAACTTATTTCGTGGCGCGTTGAGAACACTGAAATGTTAGGACGTTATGAGTATTAA
- a CDS encoding MFS transporter, which produces MSTFFKLNWLVIVVTIAIVLAGFYAEKKKHIISHQFGIAMKSFYGLITLLGIIIAMINYIAIVVFGSWQTMIFATILILGIGSIVFYFLKHRTKK; this is translated from the coding sequence ATGAGTACATTTTTCAAACTTAATTGGCTCGTTATTGTCGTAACCATCGCGATAGTTTTGGCAGGATTTTATGCCGAAAAAAAGAAGCATATAATTAGTCACCAATTTGGGATTGCGATGAAGAGCTTCTATGGTCTAATTACATTATTAGGAATTATCATTGCAATGATTAATTATATCGCGATCGTAGTCTTTGGCTCCTGGCAAACAATGATATTCGCAACCATTCTGATACTTGGAATTGGTTCCATCGTATTTTACTTTTTAAAGCATCGAACTAAAAAATAG
- a CDS encoding linear amide C-N hydrolase codes for MFRFILLFLDNEVTNHFAYFGLAKNIGSYALADGVNEYGLAAAALYFEGFAHYEHDAIVNQSLAPHEVVMWVLAHCKTVEDVRLMFARHPITHHVIEFLGIVPPLHWVFQDATGASIIVEPTPQGIQIYTNQIGVLTNSPDYPWHLTNIRNYIGLDPGHVEARTLYGQEFKPFGQGSGTFGIPGDLTPPSRFIKALYSKLSAQKPESDHELIITAQHILNGVDIAKGNVITQRKTIDYTQYMSFMIPSSQTYAYRTYDSFNTYSYSLHDYNLNQSEFIKI; via the coding sequence ATGTTCCGCTTCATTTTGCTTTTTTTAGATAATGAAGTTACAAATCATTTTGCTTATTTTGGCCTCGCTAAAAACATTGGTTCTTACGCGTTGGCAGATGGCGTCAATGAATACGGTCTCGCCGCTGCTGCATTATACTTTGAAGGTTTTGCGCATTATGAGCACGATGCGATAGTCAATCAATCACTTGCACCGCATGAAGTCGTGATGTGGGTTCTTGCACACTGCAAGACTGTTGAAGATGTTCGGCTAATGTTTGCACGACATCCGATCACACATCATGTTATTGAATTTTTAGGAATTGTACCACCCCTGCATTGGGTATTTCAAGATGCAACCGGTGCCTCGATTATTGTAGAACCGACACCACAAGGAATCCAAATTTATACAAATCAAATTGGCGTCCTCACAAATAGTCCCGATTATCCTTGGCATCTAACCAACATTCGAAATTATATCGGCCTTGATCCGGGACATGTAGAAGCAAGAACGCTCTACGGTCAAGAGTTCAAGCCATTCGGACAAGGCAGTGGGACTTTTGGAATTCCTGGGGATTTAACACCGCCTTCTCGATTTATTAAAGCGCTCTATTCCAAACTAAGCGCCCAAAAACCTGAGTCAGATCATGAACTCATTATTACCGCTCAACACATCCTTAATGGTGTTGATATTGCTAAAGGTAACGTTATAACACAGCGAAAAACCATTGACTATACACAATATATGTCGTTTATGATTCCTTCATCACAAACCTATGCCTATAGGACTTATGATAGTTTCAACACGTACAGCTATAGTCTTCATGATTATAATCTTAATCAATCTGAGTTCATTAAAATATAG
- a CDS encoding linear amide C-N hydrolase, translated as MCTNITLKSTQDHFLMARTMDFSFELDPEMILIPRHVPLHFAFFR; from the coding sequence ATGTGTACAAACATCACATTAAAAAGTACTCAGGATCATTTTTTAATGGCTCGCACGATGGATTTTTCTTTCGAACTTGATCCAGAAATGATTCTCATTCCACGCCATGTTCCGCTTCATTTTGCTTTTTTTAGATAA
- a CDS encoding Na/Pi cotransporter family protein — protein MILLGEVAQFSDIAFNVILGGFGMFLLGIKLLGDGFKDAAGSKIRDYIERYTGNLLSAILVGTVITALMQSSTAATVISISLVLAGLMSLEAAIGISVGANLGTTVTALMIGLNIEAMGYYFVFIGALILLTKKRYKSVGQIFFGLGITFVGLELMSDQLIILQDVPQFEAYLVKMSDNPWLALLAGTIGTAVINSSMAVIALVQKIYAGGGMTMVAASAFVYGSNVGTTLTAILASAGGSVSTKRAGWFHALYNVIGALITMLFIYPYSNFILYINGKMGGSPEMAVGINHFVFNLIWVVGIIPFIPACIRLLKVLIPGEDRIKEREKIEALDYELIKKFPDGAFQLAQKQTLQMADLVVESLETTHDYLTTQDEEDLDVIGQLEEMVNDLDYNLTRYLLAIAKDTQLDGRMAEQYSTSVDIVKNIERMGDITTNIAEFYERIFENRGTFSEEALFDLETMYKLVLDMIQRSFKMLKSDSLQGYEKLVQDEDYLDLIDEKYRERHFHRISDGICDDPIASSLYVDILASLERLGDHCINIVEKVKERNPEEGVEKIRMDSIN, from the coding sequence ATGATATTACTTGGAGAAGTTGCACAGTTTTCAGATATTGCATTTAATGTCATACTAGGTGGTTTTGGTATGTTTTTACTGGGAATCAAGTTGCTTGGGGATGGTTTTAAAGATGCAGCGGGATCAAAAATACGGGATTATATTGAGCGCTATACGGGTAATTTACTTTCTGCGATTCTTGTAGGTACTGTTATTACAGCATTAATGCAGTCCAGCACCGCTGCGACCGTTATTTCCATTAGTCTAGTGCTGGCAGGCCTTATGAGTCTTGAAGCCGCGATTGGAATCTCTGTGGGAGCGAATTTAGGGACGACGGTAACGGCATTAATGATTGGTTTGAATATTGAAGCGATGGGTTATTATTTTGTCTTTATTGGGGCCTTAATCCTGCTCACAAAGAAACGATATAAAAGTGTCGGGCAAATATTCTTTGGACTTGGAATTACGTTTGTAGGGCTTGAGTTGATGAGTGATCAATTGATCATCTTACAAGATGTTCCACAGTTTGAAGCATATTTGGTTAAGATGTCTGATAATCCATGGCTTGCGCTTTTAGCGGGAACGATTGGTACTGCAGTTATCAACTCTTCGATGGCTGTGATTGCCCTTGTACAAAAAATATATGCAGGGGGCGGTATGACAATGGTTGCAGCTTCCGCATTTGTTTATGGATCCAATGTCGGCACAACTTTAACGGCAATTCTTGCTTCTGCGGGAGGATCTGTATCGACGAAACGAGCCGGTTGGTTCCATGCACTTTATAACGTGATTGGTGCCTTGATAACCATGTTATTTATCTATCCGTACTCGAATTTTATTCTCTATATTAATGGGAAGATGGGTGGATCACCAGAAATGGCTGTAGGAATTAATCATTTTGTCTTCAATTTAATTTGGGTTGTGGGGATTATTCCCTTTATTCCCGCATGTATTCGTCTTTTAAAAGTTCTAATACCAGGGGAAGATCGCATTAAAGAACGAGAAAAAATTGAAGCGTTGGATTATGAATTAATTAAGAAGTTCCCGGATGGTGCGTTTCAATTAGCACAAAAACAAACACTTCAGATGGCTGATTTGGTTGTTGAATCTTTGGAAACAACACATGACTACCTAACAACGCAAGACGAAGAAGATTTAGATGTCATCGGACAGTTGGAGGAGATGGTTAATGATTTGGACTACAATTTAACGCGCTATCTTCTTGCGATTGCGAAGGATACGCAACTTGATGGCCGTATGGCAGAACAGTACTCAACCAGTGTTGATATCGTGAAAAATATTGAGAGAATGGGAGATATAACGACAAATATTGCGGAGTTTTATGAACGCATCTTTGAAAATCGAGGTACGTTCTCAGAAGAAGCACTGTTTGATTTGGAAACAATGTATAAACTCGTTTTGGATATGATTCAACGAAGTTTTAAAATGCTTAAATCGGATTCACTTCAAGGATATGAAAAACTTGTACAGGATGAAGACTACCTCGATTTAATTGATGAGAAGTACCGTGAACGTCATTTCCATCGTATCTCGGATGGTATTTGTGACGATCCGATTGCAAGTAGTTTGTATGTAGATATTCTTGCGTCTTTAGAACGCTTAGGGGATCACTGCATAAATATTGTGGAGAAGGTAAAAGAACGTAATCCCGAGGAAGGGGTTGAGAAGATTCGTATGGATTCCATAAATTAA
- a CDS encoding MazG nucleotide pyrophosphohydrolase domain-containing protein, with protein MEITITELQEYLKDHYQDGGVDQSLFMKLVEEMGEVAEVLNKKAGRKSSSDEDLDLQLGHELADLMHYAMAIAALNDIDMNAMILSKDKEASNKYHHTTDLESFVSAQRVIKSRAKSSNNIPK; from the coding sequence ATGGAAATTACAATAACGGAACTACAAGAATATTTAAAGGATCATTACCAAGATGGTGGTGTCGATCAAAGTTTGTTTATGAAACTGGTCGAGGAAATGGGGGAAGTGGCTGAGGTTCTAAATAAAAAAGCTGGTCGTAAATCATCAAGTGATGAAGATTTAGACTTGCAATTAGGTCATGAATTGGCAGATCTAATGCACTATGCCATGGCCATTGCGGCACTCAATGACATTGATATGAATGCAATGATCCTCTCAAAAGATAAAGAAGCTTCAAATAAATATCATCATACAACAGATTTAGAATCGTTTGTCTCAGCACAAAGAGTCATCAAATCACGCGCAAAATCATCAAATAATATCCCGAAATAG
- a CDS encoding ROK family transcriptional regulator: MQLSKAKTKQTALILDLLYSKGPLSRIDISKSLHITPATVSDLTQHLINDNIICEIGEDTDNTRVGRRKILLGLLPHHSYYLGVELFEHSFTLALSDNLNEILFEEAYTLSKSDHVRHDLLVKTIHDFMDKHRDTPITSIGIAIPGHYDKSSSHILTNNHSWSNFSLDYLKKHLKYPVYFENNVNAMAIRERLFGHDKTDANFLFLHFRRGIFCSYIYQGNLYARNNYFVGEIGHLVVNPFGEQCECGKIGCLQTYASQTWLLHKTSLLFNSSANTYLKQLVTEEHELSMDTLLQAYHLGDSAVIQLLENAINFLAIALNNIIVTLDTDIIYLHGQLFDDEQLSTLLLNKIREHDSEFISRQTIQKKIKPYSKANGARAACALAISETLLCE; the protein is encoded by the coding sequence ATGCAACTCAGTAAAGCAAAAACAAAGCAAACGGCTTTAATCCTTGATTTATTATATTCAAAGGGACCGCTTTCACGCATTGATATTTCAAAGTCGCTTCACATTACCCCCGCGACTGTTAGTGATTTAACCCAACACCTAATTAACGATAACATTATTTGTGAAATCGGAGAGGATACCGATAATACACGTGTAGGAAGACGCAAAATTTTATTAGGTCTTCTTCCCCATCACTCCTATTATCTCGGTGTGGAGTTATTTGAACACTCTTTCACCTTAGCGTTATCCGATAACCTTAATGAAATTCTCTTTGAAGAGGCATACACACTCTCTAAATCAGACCATGTTCGTCACGACTTATTGGTAAAGACGATCCATGATTTTATGGATAAACATCGCGATACCCCCATCACAAGTATTGGCATTGCCATACCAGGACATTATGATAAATCATCATCCCACATTTTAACCAATAACCATTCATGGTCAAATTTCTCACTGGATTATTTAAAGAAACATTTAAAGTATCCCGTCTATTTTGAGAATAATGTAAATGCGATGGCTATACGTGAACGTTTATTCGGACATGATAAAACGGATGCGAATTTCTTATTCTTACATTTTAGACGAGGAATCTTCTGTTCATATATATACCAAGGGAATCTGTATGCACGAAATAATTACTTTGTTGGAGAAATTGGACATCTTGTTGTGAATCCATTTGGCGAACAATGTGAGTGTGGTAAAATTGGTTGCCTTCAAACCTATGCGAGTCAAACATGGTTGCTTCACAAAACAAGTTTATTATTTAATAGTTCTGCGAACACCTATCTCAAACAACTGGTAACCGAAGAACATGAGTTATCGATGGATACCCTGCTGCAAGCCTATCATCTTGGCGATTCTGCAGTCATACAGTTATTAGAAAATGCAATTAATTTTTTAGCCATTGCCCTTAATAACATCATCGTTACCCTCGATACGGATATTATTTATTTACACGGTCAATTGTTTGATGATGAGCAACTTTCGACATTACTGCTCAATAAGATACGCGAGCACGATTCCGAATTCATCTCTCGACAAACAATTCAGAAAAAGATTAAACCCTATTCCAAGGCAAATGGAGCCCGCGCAGCATGCGCACTGGCCATTAGTGAAACCTTACTTTGCGAATAA
- a CDS encoding PTS sugar transporter subunit IIC — MNKVGDFLEEKVLPVAAKLSSNKFLIAIRDGITLSMPLIIIGSIFMVIASFPVPGWEAWLGDIGVAGYLWKGVDSSFGLVGLISAFGIAYSIADQHNTDGISAGIIALSAFIVVTPFVKGETGAGIAVGLVGARGLFVAIILAIISGLIYQWFINNNIEIKMPDTVPPAVAKSFSAIIPGAVIITMWLTIFGLLDKFGLPNLHDIAAVVLGKPFGLLGNNIIGTMIVVAFNSIFWFLGIHGGHVVNSIMKPIWIANLDANRVAYQAGEALQHIITEPFMDNFVYIGGGGATIGLVLAIAYYARKKKTSLRTKALAPITVVPGLFNINEPTMFGLPVVLNLLLIVPFILAPMLNALITYFAMASGLVPLTRTVATWTMPPVISGFLTTGSIRGSILQIILIALDILLYLPFFAMVEKGFKAAETAE, encoded by the coding sequence ATGAATAAAGTAGGAGATTTTTTAGAAGAAAAAGTTCTGCCTGTAGCAGCGAAACTTTCAAGTAATAAATTTTTAATTGCAATTCGTGATGGTATTACACTTTCAATGCCATTAATTATTATCGGTTCTATTTTTATGGTTATAGCAAGTTTTCCAGTACCAGGTTGGGAAGCATGGTTGGGAGATATTGGTGTTGCCGGCTATCTTTGGAAGGGTGTCGACAGTAGTTTTGGATTAGTTGGATTAATTTCAGCATTTGGTATTGCTTACAGTATTGCAGATCAGCACAACACAGATGGAATTTCAGCAGGGATTATTGCTTTATCAGCATTTATCGTTGTAACGCCATTTGTTAAGGGGGAAACAGGTGCTGGTATTGCGGTTGGACTTGTGGGTGCTCGTGGGCTCTTTGTAGCGATCATCTTAGCAATTATTAGTGGTCTTATCTACCAATGGTTTATCAATAATAATATTGAAATCAAAATGCCAGATACAGTACCACCTGCAGTTGCGAAAAGTTTTAGTGCAATTATTCCGGGTGCAGTGATTATTACAATGTGGTTAACCATCTTTGGTTTACTTGATAAATTTGGTTTACCAAACTTACATGATATTGCAGCTGTTGTGTTAGGAAAACCGTTTGGATTACTTGGAAATAACATTATTGGTACAATGATTGTTGTTGCATTTAACAGTATTTTCTGGTTCTTAGGAATTCACGGGGGCCATGTTGTAAACTCAATTATGAAACCAATTTGGATTGCAAACTTAGATGCGAACCGTGTTGCTTATCAAGCAGGCGAGGCATTACAACACATTATTACAGAACCATTTATGGATAACTTTGTATACATCGGTGGTGGTGGAGCCACAATCGGTCTTGTACTCGCAATTGCATACTATGCACGTAAGAAAAAAACAAGTTTACGTACTAAAGCTCTTGCGCCAATTACAGTTGTACCAGGACTCTTTAATATTAATGAGCCAACAATGTTTGGACTTCCAGTAGTGCTTAACTTATTATTAATTGTTCCATTCATCTTAGCACCAATGCTTAATGCACTTATTACTTATTTCGCAATGGCATCGGGACTTGTTCCTTTAACACGTACTGTAGCAACATGGACGATGCCTCCAGTAATCAGTGGATTCTTAACAACAGGTAGTATTCGTGGATCAATCTTACAAATTATCTTAATTGCACTTGATATTCTCTTATACTTACCATTCTTTGCAATGGTTG